The following are encoded in a window of Treponema sp. J25 genomic DNA:
- a CDS encoding replication initiation protein → SRRGQADGQGRWYYELTIAELRHILKLAPGEYGRTGNMRTYVIELPITEINEAQIGLYLEPEYIRKGKYLHAVRIHCQLVKRGDPVPVQRQRQEEESEEAYIAAHRERYEAILADIRAQPELPGTGWASPAMREMAQRAEAIKRLREETGKRGRGRPRKEGR, encoded by the coding sequence GAGCCGCCGCGGGCAGGCTGACGGGCAGGGACGGTGGTACTACGAGCTCACTATAGCGGAGCTCCGGCACATCCTCAAGCTGGCGCCGGGCGAGTACGGGAGGACCGGCAATATGAGGACCTATGTAATCGAGCTGCCCATCACCGAGATCAACGAGGCCCAGATTGGCCTGTACCTAGAGCCGGAGTACATCCGCAAGGGCAAGTACCTGCACGCGGTCCGGATACACTGCCAGCTGGTCAAGCGGGGGGACCCGGTGCCGGTCCAGCGTCAGCGGCAGGAGGAGGAGAGCGAGGAGGCTTATATAGCCGCCCATAGGGAGCGGTACGAGGCTATCCTTGCGGACATCCGCGCCCAGCCGGAGCTACCGGGTACGGGATGGGCAAGCCCCGCGATGCGGGAGATGGCCCAGCGGGCCGAGGCAATTAAGCGGCTAAGAGAGGAGACCGGCAAGCGGGGGAGAGGCCGGCCCCGCAAGGAGGGACGATGA